Part of the Sinorhizobium sp. BG8 genome, CGCCAGCCACATGGAGCGCGACCTGATGCGCACCTATGCGGCGAGCTGGTTCCAGACCTTGGTGAAGCTTCGCCTTCCCGCCGCGTGGCCTTTCATCTTCAATGCTCTCAAGATCAATTCCACGCTGGCCCTGATCGGTGCCATTGTGGCGGAATTCTTCGGAACGCCCATCGTCGGCATGGGCTTCCGGATTTCCACGGAAGTGGGCCGCATGAACGTCGACATGGTTTGGGCCGAGATCGCGATCGCCGCGGTGGCTGGCTCCGTCTTCTACGGTATCGTCGCGCTCGTCGAGCGGGCGGTCACCTTCTGGCATCCGTCTGTCCGTGGTGGCCAGGCGTAACTATCCAACAAAAAAGAGGGAACGAACATGAAAACAAAAATCGCATCGCTTCTGATGGCAAGCGCCTTCTCGCTTGCCGCATTCCAGGCCGAGGCCGCAGACAAGCTGACACTGCAGCTGAAGTGGGTGACCCAGGCCCAGTTCGCTGGCTACTACGTGGCGAAGGACAAGGGTTTCTACGAAGAGGAAAACCTCGACGTTGAAATCAAGCCGGGCGGACCGGACATCGCACCGGCACAGGTCATCGCAGGCGGTGGCGCAGACGTGATCGTCGACTGGATGCCGTCGGCGCTGGCGACACGCGAAAAGGGCGTGGCACTCGTCAACATCGCACAGCCCTTCAAGTCCTCGGGCATGATGCTGACCTGCCTGAAGGAATCGGGCGTCGCGACGCCTGCGGATTTCAAGGGCAAGACCCTGGGTGTCTGGTTCTTCGGCAATGAATATCCGTTCCTGTCGTGGATGAGCCATCTCGGGATCAAGACGGATGGTGGCGCCGACGGCGTGACGGTTCTCAAGCAGGGCTTCAACGTCGATCCGCTCATCCAGAAGCAGGCCGCCTGCATCTCCACCATGACCTACAACGAGTACTGGCAGGTCATCGACGCCGGCATCAAGCCGGAAGACCTGATCACCTTCAAGTACGAGGACCAGGGTGTCGCCACCCTCGAGGACGGCCTCTATGTCCTGGAAGACAAGCTTGCCGATCCGGCCTTCAAGGAAAAGATGGTCAGGTTCGTGCGTGCCTCGATGAAGGGCTGGAAGTACGCCGAGGCCAATCCGGACGAAGCAGCTGATATCGTGCTCGAAAACGACTCGACCGGTGCCCAGACTGAAGCGCACCAGAAGCGGATGATGGGCGAAGTGGCAAAGCTGACGGCCGGCTCCAACGGCGCGCTCGACGAGGCCGACTACAAGCGCACCGTTGCCTCCCTTCTTTCCGGCGGCTCCGACCCCGTGATTTCGAAGGAGCCGCAAGGCGCCTGGACCCACGCGGTAACGGATGAGGCCCTGAAGTAGCAGAGGCTGGATCCGGCGGTAGAATCGGGGCGCGGAGCGATTTTCCGCGCCCTTTTCAGTTGGAAATGGTGCGATTGACCGAAATCCCAGTGAGATTCGAGGGTTTTGACTGAGCTCTGTTGCTTTGGCGCACAGCGACGGATAAAATCGTGAGGCACCATTTTGTCGAGGCCTTGCAAGCCTTTGAACCTCTCATTACATAGGTTTGGCAGCTTGGAGCAGGCGATTTCAGCGCGCCGCCGATGCTATCGGAACGAGTGTTCCGGCGGTCGGCCAATCTGGGAAGGAATACGCGTTTCGGCAAGAGGACCATCAGGGGCCGACGCGACTGCACGCTACTCTTGGTTCGAAAGAAGTCGGCCGATGGCTCGTGGATACACAAACGCATTGCGTCTTTCCGTCGCCCTGTTGCTGGCGACCACTCCGGCCGCGTCTTTCGCTGCCGATGCCGTCGCGAGCGTCAATGATACGGATCAGGTCGAGAATTTGCCTGCGATCGTCGTGACCGAGGCGAAGAAGCAGAAGATCGTCGATCGCGTCATCGCCACCGGAACGATCCAACCGGTGCAGGAAATCTACGTTGCCCCGCTGGTCGAGGGCCTTTCCATCCGCACGCTCGAAGCCGATGTCGGCGACAAGGTGGAAGCTGGCGATGTGCTAGCCACGCTGAACGATGACGCGCTCGTGCTCGAGAAGAGCCATCTGGAAGCAACGCTCGCGCGCGCGAACGCCAGCCAGGCGCAGATCGAGGCGCAGTTGGTCGAGACGCAAAGGAACGCGGAGGAGGCGATCCGCGTTCGCGACAGGACCGTAAAGCTCGCCAAGAGTGGCTCTCAGTCCCAGGCGGCCGCAGACGAGGCAACGACTGCCGCGGCGGCATCCGAGGCACGGGTAAGCTGGGCGGAGCGAGCCGTCTCCGTATCACAGGCCGACATCAAGATGGTCGAAGCACAGATTGCCGACATCGAACTCAAGCTGAAACGCACGGCGGTCAAGACGCCGGTCGCCGGCGTGATATCGGCCCGGACCGCGAAGGTCGGCGCAATCGCCGCCGGCAATGCCGAACCCATGTTCTCGCTCATTCGCGACGGCGAGATCGAACTCAAGGCGGACGTCTCAGAAGAGTACATCC contains:
- a CDS encoding ABC transporter substrate-binding protein, which translates into the protein MKTKIASLLMASAFSLAAFQAEAADKLTLQLKWVTQAQFAGYYVAKDKGFYEEENLDVEIKPGGPDIAPAQVIAGGGADVIVDWMPSALATREKGVALVNIAQPFKSSGMMLTCLKESGVATPADFKGKTLGVWFFGNEYPFLSWMSHLGIKTDGGADGVTVLKQGFNVDPLIQKQAACISTMTYNEYWQVIDAGIKPEDLITFKYEDQGVATLEDGLYVLEDKLADPAFKEKMVRFVRASMKGWKYAEANPDEAADIVLENDSTGAQTEAHQKRMMGEVAKLTAGSNGALDEADYKRTVASLLSGGSDPVISKEPQGAWTHAVTDEALK
- a CDS encoding efflux RND transporter periplasmic adaptor subunit; protein product: MARGYTNALRLSVALLLATTPAASFAADAVASVNDTDQVENLPAIVVTEAKKQKIVDRVIATGTIQPVQEIYVAPLVEGLSIRTLEADVGDKVEAGDVLATLNDDALVLEKSHLEATLARANASQAQIEAQLVETQRNAEEAIRVRDRTVKLAKSGSQSQAAADEATTAAAASEARVSWAERAVSVSQADIKMVEAQIADIELKLKRTAVKTPVAGVISARTAKVGAIAAGNAEPMFSLIRDGEIELKADVSEEYIQKLAPGQKATVTLTGGHTKLAGSIRLIEPTLDAQTRLGRVFIRIEQPEKARAGMFASAEIIAEEKDGLVLPLSAVTTSRSQTVARRVKDGVVEMVKVETGIQDGEVIEIVDGLAAGDEVVAKAGAYVRDGDRIKPVKAASAATN